The proteins below come from a single Staphylococcus sp. MI 10-1553 genomic window:
- a CDS encoding S1C family serine protease → MERDKKHVIPRQHYKRKRREYFHNEEREERLKAEEKENALKAEKEKKQAKNNEERVKDNLRKARIEKLTHDDGDKNHPPSEITAEEKSESARPLEDTSSVTINGSQAKETAHKGVGAEITHQSNMPPHDTSEATAKAEDEQVHTEDSHQTEASKHQYTTKRDWTEKVTQFISREWAKILIVLAAILVLLLLFTIFNNVNKSDNANMKQALETQQKEKGTNKKVTQTMANANTAVKSVVSIENNSQPTPDAVQNSDAQAQIEKESGSGVVYKQVGDTLYILTNAHVVGDRKEHELTFGNKQTAKAKVIGKYKMADIAVMTMKAPKGDTLKPLEHGDSSAVVLGEPVLVVGNPLSLDFQNTVGEGIVSGLNRDVPVDLNQDDEYDTLLSAFQVDAPINPGDSGGAVIDQEGHLIGIASLKINMPSVQNMGFAIPINSALAIAQKIEKEGDIQQPKTDIDMQNVVDIDKATRNEYKIPQDVSTGVVVQNINENSPAKNSGLKKGDVIVELDSKPIKDNLAYKQKLTQHIDQQKPVKLKVLRENEVKEISFKLK, encoded by the coding sequence ATGGAACGAGATAAGAAACATGTGATTCCAAGGCAACATTATAAGCGCAAACGTCGCGAATATTTCCATAATGAAGAGCGTGAAGAAAGACTCAAAGCTGAAGAAAAAGAAAACGCGCTCAAAGCTGAAAAGGAAAAAAAGCAAGCGAAAAATAATGAAGAACGTGTCAAAGATAATCTACGTAAAGCACGTATTGAAAAATTAACGCATGACGATGGTGATAAAAATCATCCACCATCTGAAATAACGGCCGAAGAAAAATCCGAAAGTGCACGACCACTTGAAGATACATCATCAGTGACTATCAACGGCAGTCAAGCGAAGGAAACGGCGCATAAGGGTGTAGGAGCCGAAATAACGCATCAGTCAAACATGCCGCCACATGATACATCAGAAGCAACTGCAAAGGCTGAAGATGAACAAGTACATACTGAAGACAGTCACCAAACAGAAGCGTCGAAGCATCAATATACGACAAAACGTGATTGGACTGAAAAAGTCACACAATTCATCTCTAGAGAATGGGCAAAAATTTTAATTGTACTCGCGGCCATTTTAGTATTGTTGTTATTGTTTACTATTTTTAATAACGTCAATAAAAGTGACAATGCGAATATGAAACAAGCACTCGAAACGCAACAGAAAGAGAAGGGAACGAATAAAAAAGTCACACAAACGATGGCAAATGCGAATACAGCTGTAAAATCTGTCGTTTCCATTGAAAATAATAGTCAGCCTACACCGGATGCAGTTCAGAATTCAGATGCTCAGGCACAAATTGAAAAAGAAAGTGGATCGGGTGTCGTCTACAAACAAGTAGGCGACACTCTTTATATACTGACAAATGCGCATGTCGTTGGAGACCGTAAAGAACATGAACTCACTTTTGGTAACAAGCAAACCGCTAAAGCTAAAGTGATTGGCAAATATAAAATGGCTGATATTGCTGTGATGACGATGAAAGCTCCTAAAGGCGATACATTAAAACCACTTGAACACGGAGATTCTAGTGCAGTTGTATTAGGAGAACCAGTTTTAGTTGTGGGCAATCCGCTCAGTTTGGACTTCCAAAATACAGTGGGTGAAGGTATTGTATCAGGATTAAATCGCGATGTCCCAGTTGATCTCAACCAAGATGATGAATATGATACATTGCTCAGTGCGTTCCAAGTTGATGCACCGATTAATCCAGGTGACTCAGGTGGTGCGGTAATCGATCAAGAAGGCCATTTAATTGGTATCGCTTCACTAAAAATTAACATGCCGAGTGTTCAAAATATGGGGTTTGCCATTCCGATTAACTCAGCGTTAGCTATTGCGCAAAAAATTGAAAAAGAAGGTGACATTCAACAACCTAAGACGGACATTGATATGCAAAACGTGGTTGATATTGATAAAGCGACACGCAATGAGTATAAGATCCCTCAAGATGTTTCAACAGGTGTCGTCGTTCAAAACATTAATGAAAACAGTCCAGCGAAAAATTCTGGTTTGAAAAAAGGCGATGTCATAGTAGAATTAGATAGTAAACCTATCAAAGATAATTTGGCTTATAAACAAAAGTTAACGCAACACATTGATCAACAAAAGCCAGTGAAGTTAAAGGTCTTACGTGAAAATGAGGTGAAGGAAATCTCATTTAAATTGAAATAA